Proteins encoded by one window of Halomonas chromatireducens:
- a CDS encoding NnrU family protein, producing MFVMILGLLIFLGMHSVRIFADDWRSTQIQRMGELRWKAIFSVISIIGLAIAIWGYGQMRLNPIWVWFPPAGLRHAVALLMIPAIILLVAAYVPGNHIKAKLGHPMVLAVKVWALAHLLANGRLGDIVFFGAFLVWAVLDFRSARRRQPAPQTTPRMAGTAITVIGGLIAYYLFAFHLHVWITGVPVM from the coding sequence ATGTTCGTGATGATTCTTGGTCTCTTGATTTTTCTTGGTATGCACTCCGTGCGCATCTTTGCTGACGATTGGCGTAGCACACAGATTCAGCGCATGGGGGAGCTGCGCTGGAAAGCCATTTTCTCGGTGATCTCTATCATCGGTCTGGCCATTGCCATCTGGGGTTACGGCCAGATGCGACTCAACCCCATCTGGGTCTGGTTTCCGCCCGCAGGGCTGCGCCATGCCGTTGCGCTTCTGATGATTCCGGCCATTATCCTGCTGGTGGCTGCCTATGTCCCTGGCAATCATATCAAGGCCAAGCTGGGCCATCCGATGGTGCTGGCGGTCAAGGTGTGGGCCTTGGCCCACTTGCTGGCCAACGGCCGCTTGGGTGATATCGTCTTTTTCGGTGCCTTCCTGGTCTGGGCGGTGCTGGACTTTCGCTCCGCGCGCCGGCGCCAGCCGGCTCCGCAGACGACGCCCCGCATGGCTGGTACGGCCATTACCGTAATTGGCGGCCTTATTGCCTATTATCTCTTCGCCTTTCATCTCCACGTCTGGATTACCGGCGTGCCGGTCATGTGA
- a CDS encoding FAD-dependent oxidoreductase, which produces MEAIWRLGSLGLPVCAPLEEQAEADVVVIGAGITGLTTALPLVEAGQRVVVLEAKGVGGGVTGGSTGNLYSTLASGQAALRRKWGDEVAADVVCARSEAIDDIEALIKRFSIECQFRRQSAYRLLTGDRQHSDHSLNDERDALLRAGLDVASAEGPGLPFDSWGIRIPDQAQFNPLHYVQGLASVLIGMGVAIHEHCPVRRVDAKEGLVQTDTASVTARHIVYATHTPKGISLLQAGMLVSREYAVAARLRRGEYPEGIFWLLDPFHSLRSYRHGDTPYLMVVGEKHKTGEHEGEHYQLLREYLSSRFEIETFSHQWSAQQYSSPDGLPYIGRMHGHDNLYMATGFAADGLVWGALAGRIIADQILDHDNPWQARFASRRVTPGKSALQYAKENATVTKHLARDYLGTERIDSFDGIAPGQARVATKSGEKLAIHRTEAGELKVLSAVCPHLKCIVHWNPEESTWDCPCHGSRFDTDGEVIEGPAYRPLSRSEGLG; this is translated from the coding sequence ATGGAAGCGATATGGAGGCTGGGGAGCCTTGGATTGCCGGTCTGTGCCCCTCTGGAGGAGCAGGCTGAAGCCGATGTGGTAGTGATCGGCGCTGGTATTACCGGTCTGACGACGGCCCTGCCGCTGGTCGAGGCCGGACAGCGAGTCGTCGTACTCGAGGCTAAGGGCGTAGGCGGTGGTGTGACGGGTGGCTCCACGGGCAATCTCTACAGCACTCTGGCCTCAGGCCAGGCGGCATTGCGCAGGAAATGGGGCGATGAGGTGGCAGCCGACGTCGTGTGTGCGAGAAGCGAAGCAATCGATGATATCGAGGCGCTGATAAAGCGTTTCTCCATCGAGTGCCAGTTTCGCCGTCAATCGGCCTATCGTCTGCTGACCGGCGACAGGCAGCACAGCGACCACAGCCTGAACGACGAGCGTGACGCACTGCTCAGGGCGGGGCTCGACGTTGCATCAGCCGAAGGTCCCGGATTGCCCTTTGACAGCTGGGGCATTCGTATCCCAGACCAGGCCCAGTTCAATCCGTTGCATTACGTTCAGGGCCTGGCTTCCGTCTTGATCGGCATGGGGGTGGCCATTCATGAACATTGCCCCGTGCGACGGGTGGATGCAAAGGAGGGCCTGGTGCAGACTGACACTGCCAGCGTCACGGCCCGGCATATCGTCTATGCGACCCATACTCCCAAGGGTATCAGCCTGTTGCAGGCGGGTATGCTGGTGTCACGGGAATATGCCGTCGCAGCGAGGCTGAGACGTGGCGAGTACCCCGAGGGCATTTTCTGGCTGCTTGACCCGTTCCATTCACTGCGCAGTTATCGTCATGGAGACACGCCATACCTGATGGTGGTCGGCGAGAAGCACAAGACCGGTGAGCATGAGGGAGAGCACTACCAACTGTTGCGCGAATACCTTAGCAGTCGCTTCGAGATCGAAACCTTCAGCCATCAATGGTCTGCCCAGCAGTACAGCTCGCCCGATGGCTTGCCCTATATCGGACGGATGCATGGCCATGACAATCTTTACATGGCCACCGGCTTCGCCGCTGATGGCTTGGTGTGGGGGGCGTTGGCAGGTCGAATCATCGCCGACCAGATACTTGACCACGACAACCCCTGGCAGGCCCGCTTCGCATCGCGACGCGTTACGCCGGGCAAGTCGGCGCTTCAGTATGCAAAGGAGAACGCCACCGTTACCAAGCACTTGGCCAGGGACTATCTGGGAACTGAAAGAATCGACTCCTTCGATGGCATTGCACCGGGGCAGGCCAGGGTTGCCACGAAAAGCGGCGAAAAACTGGCCATCCATCGCACCGAGGCCGGCGAACTCAAGGTGCTATCAGCTGTTTGCCCACATTTGAAATGCATCGTGCATTGGAATCCGGAGGAGTCTACCTGGGACTGCCCCTGTCACGGCAGTCGCTTCGACACGGATGGCGAGGTGATAGAGGGGCCGGCGTATCGTCCCTTGTCCCGGTCGGAGGGCCTCGGGTAG